One Chryseobacterium indoltheticum DNA segment encodes these proteins:
- a CDS encoding dihydroorotase, with translation MKILIKNAQIVNEGQIIKSDILIENDVISKIDSQISEDADQIIDAEGKYLLPGVIDDQVHFREPGLTHKGEIETESRAAIAGGTTSFIDQPNTVPNAVTQELLADKYEIASQKAYANYGFMMGGTNDNLEEVLKTNPRNVPGIKLFLGSSTGNMLVDNPETLENIFSNTKMLIAVHCEDEATIKANTQKYLDEYGEDIPVKFHHLIRSEEACCKSSSKAVELAKKTGARLHVFHLSTAKEMELFRNDIPLKDKKITAEVCVHHLTFTNEDYDTKGGLIKWNPAVKTQKDKDALWEALLDDRIDVIATDHAPHTWEEKQNVYTKCPSGAPLVQHSLVVMLENYKNGKISLEKIVEKMSHNPAILFRVEKRGFVREGYKADLVLVDLNENWTVAKENILYKCGWSPLEGMNFHSKVTHTFVNGNLVYDNGKINEQKFGERLLFEVQE, from the coding sequence ATGAAAATTCTTATAAAAAATGCTCAAATCGTCAACGAAGGTCAAATCATCAAAAGTGATATTCTGATTGAAAACGATGTGATTTCTAAAATTGATTCTCAAATTTCTGAAGATGCTGACCAAATTATTGATGCTGAAGGAAAATACCTTTTACCCGGAGTTATTGATGATCAGGTGCATTTCCGTGAACCCGGTTTAACACATAAAGGTGAAATAGAAACTGAATCCCGTGCAGCAATTGCAGGCGGAACCACAAGTTTCATTGACCAACCCAATACGGTTCCAAATGCGGTTACGCAGGAATTATTAGCCGATAAATACGAAATAGCATCGCAAAAAGCTTACGCAAACTACGGTTTTATGATGGGCGGAACGAATGATAATTTGGAGGAAGTATTAAAAACGAATCCTAGAAATGTTCCCGGAATTAAGCTGTTTTTAGGTTCGTCAACAGGGAATATGTTGGTTGATAATCCTGAAACATTAGAAAATATTTTCAGCAATACAAAAATGCTGATTGCTGTTCACTGTGAAGATGAAGCAACGATAAAAGCCAATACTCAAAAATATCTTGATGAATATGGTGAAGATATCCCTGTGAAATTCCATCATTTGATAAGAAGCGAAGAAGCCTGTTGTAAATCTTCTTCAAAAGCAGTTGAACTGGCGAAAAAAACAGGAGCAAGACTTCACGTTTTTCATCTTTCGACGGCAAAAGAGATGGAACTTTTCAGAAATGATATTCCTTTAAAAGATAAAAAAATTACCGCAGAAGTTTGTGTTCATCATTTGACATTTACCAATGAAGATTATGATACAAAAGGCGGATTAATCAAATGGAATCCTGCAGTAAAAACTCAAAAAGACAAAGATGCACTTTGGGAAGCGTTGCTGGATGACAGAATCGATGTGATTGCAACCGATCATGCGCCTCACACTTGGGAAGAAAAACAAAATGTGTATACAAAATGCCCTTCCGGAGCGCCTTTGGTTCAGCATTCTTTGGTTGTGATGCTTGAAAACTATAAAAATGGAAAAATTTCTTTAGAAAAAATCGTTGAAAAAATGTCTCATAATCCTGCAATTCTTTTCAGAGTTGAGAAAAGAGGTTTCGTAAGAGAAGGATACAAAGCAGATTTGGTTTTGGTTGATTTAAATGAAAACTGGACGGTTGCCAAAGAAAATATCCTTTACAAGTGCGGTTGGAGCCCGTTGGAAGGTATGAATTTCCATTCTAAAGTCACGCATACTTTTGTCAACGGAAATCTGGTTTATGACAATGGAAAAATTAATGAGCAAAAATTCGGAGAGCGTTTGCTTTTTGAAGTTCAGGAATAA
- a CDS encoding FMN-dependent NADH-azoreductase — protein MKQILHIISSPRTEVSASRKLGNSVIEKIQEKYPGSIVKERDLTKNLIPLLEEIHINTFFSPAESHSPEQQLINTYSENLISELQESDIIVIDSPMYNFSVPATLRAYFDFTSRAGYTFKYDENGPQGLLNDKKLYIAFTSGNIYSEGPYQVYDSNVPYIKNVFGFYGVKDVSVFRAEGLAIPGIMESSLQKAIESIVID, from the coding sequence ATGAAACAAATTTTGCATATCATCTCAAGTCCGAGAACAGAAGTATCTGCAAGCAGAAAATTAGGCAATAGTGTCATAGAAAAGATTCAGGAAAAATATCCTGGCAGCATTGTGAAGGAGCGTGACCTTACAAAAAACCTTATACCGCTTTTGGAAGAAATACACATCAACACTTTTTTTTCTCCAGCAGAAAGTCATTCTCCCGAACAGCAGTTAATAAATACATATTCTGAAAATTTAATTTCAGAATTGCAGGAATCCGATATTATTGTTATCGATTCTCCGATGTATAATTTTTCCGTTCCGGCTACACTGCGAGCGTATTTTGATTTTACTTCAAGAGCAGGATACACTTTTAAATATGATGAAAACGGACCTCAAGGTTTGCTGAATGACAAAAAATTATACATTGCTTTTACATCCGGAAATATTTATTCGGAAGGTCCTTATCAAGTGTATGATTCCAATGTTCCTTATATAAAGAATGTTTTTGGTTTTTATGGCGTTAAAGATGTAAGCGTATTCCGTGCAGAAGGTTTGGCAATTCCGGGAATTATGGAATCTTCTTTGCAAAAGGCGATTGAAAGTATTGTGATTGATTAG